One window of Lacerta agilis isolate rLacAgi1 chromosome 14, rLacAgi1.pri, whole genome shotgun sequence genomic DNA carries:
- the LOC117057296 gene encoding olfactory receptor 6M1-like, producing the protein MYLHLPILQFRLWLRNQSSVEQVSEFILTGFHLPRPLEILFSVVLLLVFLLTVAGNFTIITLVCLDQRLQTPMYFFLCNLSLLEVLFVLSITPKMLVNLLSMNKAISFLGCVSQCYFYFFLGTTETILIAVMAFDRYVAICKPLRYTIIMNGWVCTNLVLGCWIGSFLSTLGPIILLFNLSFCGPNTIDHFFCDYAPMIKLSCNDVNFQLALESVLSSVVLLSSLFVTVISYIYVIVTILRMHSAKGRQKTFSTCAAHITVASIFFGSAIFMYSLPSQGFSRQVRKVVAVFTAIVTPLLNPFIYSLRNEKVKEAFKDCLRKWALSQ; encoded by the coding sequence ATGTATCTTCACTTGCCGATTTTGCAGTTCAGACTGTGGTTGAGGAATCAGAGCAGCGTGGAGCAGGTGTCTGAGTTCATCTTAACTGGCTTCCATCTTCCTAGGCCATTGGAGATACTGTTTTCTGTGGTGCTGCTTCTTGTTTTCCTGTTAACGGTAGCTGGGAATTTCACCATCATCACACTGGTATGTCTGGACCAGCGCCTCCAAACCCCCATGTACTTTTTCCTTTGCAACCTCTCCCTCCTGGAGGTCCTCTTTGTCTTGTCAATCACCCCCAAGATGCTGGTGAACCTCCTTTCCATGAACAAAGCCATCTCtttcttggggtgtgtgtctcAGTGCTATTTCTACTTCTTTCTTGGAACCACAGAAACCATCCTTATTGCTGTGATGGCCTTTGATCGCTACGTTGCCATCTGCAAACCTCTTCGCTATACCATCATCATGAATGGTTGGGTGTGTACCAATTTGGTCCTGGGTTGCTGGATTGGTAGTTTCCTCTCCACACTTGGCCCCATCATTTTGCTCTTCAACCTATCCTTCTGTGGCCCTAACACTATAGACCATTTCTTCTGTGACTATGCCCCAATGATAAAGCTTTCTTGCAATGATGTGAATTTCCAATTGGCTCTGGAGAGTGTCTTGTCCTCAGTGGTGCTCCTGAGCTCTTTGTTTGTCACTGTCATCTCTTACATCTACGTCATTGTCACCATCTTGCGCATGCACTCTGCCAAGGGTCGACAAAAGACATTTTCCACCTGTGCTGCTCATATCACTGTGGCCTCCATCTTTTTTGGCAGTGCAATTTTCATGTACTCTTTACCTAGCCAAGGATTTTCTCGGCAGGTACGGAAGGTAGTTGCAGTTTTTACTGCCATTGTAACACCGTTActaaacccttttatttatagtCTAAGGAATGAGAAGGTCAAGGAGGCCTTCAAAGACTGTCTGAGGAAGTGGGCATTATCACAATGA